The nucleotide sequence TCATCGCTACCGGAACGGCCACGCATCCGGATTTGATCAGTGCGGGCGTCGACGCCGGCATCCCGGTGTTCTGCGAAAAGCCCGTGGCCGTGAACGTGCCGGAATCACTGCCCGTGCTCGACCACATCCGGGCTGGGGGCGGTACGGTGCAGATCGGCCACCAGCGGCGGTTCGATCCCGGCTACCTCGAGGCCAAGCGTGCCTTCGGCGCCGGGGAGTTGGGATGGCTCCATACCATCCGGGCGGTCACGTGCGATATGGCACCGCCGCCGGTGGAGTTCCTCGCAACCTCCGGCGGGCTCTTCCGTGACTGCTCCGTCCACGATTTCGATATCCTCCGGTGGCTCACCGGCAGGGAAATCGTGGAGGTTTTCGCCAAGGGGTCAAACAACGGTGACCCCGCAATCGGCGCCGTCGGGGACGTCGACACCGCGCTCGCCGTGGTGACGTTTGACGACGGCAGCGTCGGAACGGTCTCGGCCACCCGCTACAACGGGGCTGGCCACGATGTCCGGCTGGAACTCCAGGGATCCGCCGGGTCCGTGATGGTGGGGATGGACGAGCAGATGGCGATGTCCTCCGCTGAACCCGGAGTAGCTTTCCCGGCCGGGCCGCCGCACACGACTTTCGCCGAGCGGTTCCACACGGCGTACCGTGCCGAGATGGCGGCCTTCGTGGAACTGGTGCTGGGGCAGCGGGAGAACCCGTGCACACCTGAGGACGCCGTTGCGGCATCGATGGTGGCTGACGCTGCCCAGGCGTCGCTGCAGTCCGGGGAACCGGTGCGCGTCGCGCTCCAGACGGCGGGCTGACAGCGCTGCCATACAGAACTGCCGTACAGAAAGGGGAAGCCCCGCCTTCACGCTTGTCGGCGTGAAGGCGGGGCTTCGCTGGTGCACCCCCCGGGACTTGAACCCGGAACCCATTGATTAAGAGTCAATTGCTCTGCCAATTGAGCTAGAGGTGCATCTGTTGTTTGGTTCATCTGCGGGCTTTTGGTTCCCGCGTTGACCTCCGCAACGACATGCAACTCTACACGAAGTTTTGGTTGCGACAACACACGCCCGTTTCCCGCGCGCCGGTATTCGGCGCAATGGCTTTTCCCGGAACGACAAAGCCCCGCCTTCAGGCTTTCGCCTTGAAGACGGGGCTTCGGTGGTGCACCCCCCGGGACTTGAACCCGGAACCCATTGATTAAGAGTCAATTGCTCTGCCAATTGAGCTAGAGGTGCATTTTGTTGTCTTGTTCATCCGCGGGCTTTTATTCCCTCGCTGACCTCCGCAACGACATGTAACTTTACACGAACTTTTGGCCGGTGTGAAATCGGGGCGGAGTGGACGTGCCAGCGCTACCGCGGGAGCCGCAAAATCAGCGCGAAATCAGGGTTTTGGTTGTTGCTGAGGGCCCACAAATCACCGTTAGGCGCCAGCGAAACGTTCCTGATCCGCCCAAACTCCCGTGTGAAATAGCCCACAGGATCCCCGGCATTTTCACCGGCGAGCGGTACGGCCCAGATGCGCTGGCCCCGCAGCGCGCCGAGATACGCCGTGTTGCCAACAATTTCCAGCCCGCTGGGCGAGGAGTCCGCTGTCGACGGCCAGACAGTCTCGGCGTCGATGAAGCCGTCCCGGTGGGGCGCCCCCGTGACCTCCGGCCACCCGTAGTTGCCGCCCGGCTGGATCAGGTTGAGTTCGTCATTCACATCCGGGCCGAACTCGCTGGCCCAGAGCCGGCCCTGGCTGTCCCATGCCAAGCCCTGGACGTTGCGGTGGCCAAGGCTGTAGACGGGGTTGTTCGGAAAGGGATTGCCGGGAGCGGGAGCGCCCGCCTTGGTGAGCCGCAGGATCTTTCCGCCCAGTGCGTTCCGGTCCTGAGGTTGTTCGCGGCGCTGCGAGTCACCCGTGCCCACATAGAGGAATCCGTCCGGACCGAAGCGGATCCTGCCTCCGTTGTGCGTGGAGGCCTTGGACATGCCGGAGAAGATGACTTCCGGCTCGCCCAGCCGAAGGCTCCCGTCCGCGGATTCCAGGCGCATACGGGCAATCCGGTTGTCGTCGGCCGCGGTGAAGTAAGCGTAGAGATAGCGGTCCGAGGCGAAGTCAGGCGACAGCGCCAGGCCCATCAGCCCGCCTTCGCCGCCGGGTACGACGCCGGGCACGGCACCGATGGTGCCGACCCTGCCGTCAGTGACGGATTTGAGGAGTGCCGTATCGCGTTCGGAAATGACGGCCGTGCCGTCCGGCAGGAACACGGTCGACCAGGGAATCTGCAGCCCCTCGATCCTGCCCCGCACTTCCGGTGCCTGCGGCGGAGAGGGGGCTGCCGGGCTGGAAGAAGTGCCCTGTGTGGTGGGAGCCGGCGCGGAGGCCGAAGTAGCCCCACCGGTTGTCGGCGGGGTGCTGCCCGGGGCCGGGGCGCCGCCGTCCCCGGTGCAGGCGGACAGCGACATCGTTAGGGCGGACATGGCGACGGCAGCCGCGGCGGCTTGTATCGGATGGTTGCGTCTCATGCGCGTCCTTGGTCCGCGGGCTGCCGCCGCATGGCCCTAGCGCCGGGTCCGGCGCGGCGCCCGGAATCCCGCTGCCTCGGCATGCGCCACGGACAGGAACCAGACCTCCGCCTTGGCGTCCGCGTAGCCGGAGCTGTCTTCGTCGTAATAGGTCATGGCACTGACGTCGCCCTTGACGGTGTATCCCTCGGGGGCGCTGCCGTCTGCGGCCGGGGCGGCCGAACCTTCACCGTAGGGCTCAGCCCCGGCGGCTGGTGCACTTACCGGGGCGACCTGTTCCCGATGGATGGGCTGTTCGCCGAAGCCCCGCTCCGAGCCGAAGCCCTGTTCCAGATGATGAGGCTGCGGTTCGTGGCGCGGATGGGCTTCCTGGCGGGGCTGGGCCACATGGCTGGCACCTGCCTCGGTGGCAGCGGACGACTCAATCCGCTGCTGGGTTTCGGCCTCAGCATCCAGGGATTCGGCCGCTGCAGATTCGGCGCCCGGCAGGGTGGGGGCGTGGGGGTCGGTGTACTCGGCGTGGTGCGTCGGGGCGGCCGGCTGGGCGGGCCGTTCCGTGGCAGGCTGGGCAGCACGTGGCGCGCCGTGCCCGCCGGAGATGCCAGTCTGGCTGGAGCTGCCGGCCTCTGACCACTGGGCATCCCATTCGGCCTTGTCCCCGTCGTCGTCCCAGTCATCAACGTCCCGCCCCG is from Arthrobacter sp. QXT-31 and encodes:
- a CDS encoding sunset domain-containing protein, coding for MEWIIWVIVIVLIIAVVWWLLNRTSRGTAADAARNEQLASPAESTSAGSTRTEGAPSAAAAAAGPPSDITRTVPETGRLAEPDAGPAAAEAAPLASRPSPAPARREPEDVEPDIESWEAATARPSAPSAGRDVDDWDDDGDKAEWDAQWSEAGSSSQTGISGGHGAPRAAQPATERPAQPAAPTHHAEYTDPHAPTLPGAESAAAESLDAEAETQQRIESSAATEAGASHVAQPRQEAHPRHEPQPHHLEQGFGSERGFGEQPIHREQVAPVSAPAAGAEPYGEGSAAPAADGSAPEGYTVKGDVSAMTYYDEDSSGYADAKAEVWFLSVAHAEAAGFRAPRRTRR
- a CDS encoding Gfo/Idh/MocA family oxidoreductase, with the translated sequence MTEVTLGLVGVGRIGAMHARNITGLNDLMNPQGTAVHLKLTDVAAEHARSLAAGIRAGFVPSVEALLESGVDGLVIATGTATHPDLISAGVDAGIPVFCEKPVAVNVPESLPVLDHIRAGGGTVQIGHQRRFDPGYLEAKRAFGAGELGWLHTIRAVTCDMAPPPVEFLATSGGLFRDCSVHDFDILRWLTGREIVEVFAKGSNNGDPAIGAVGDVDTALAVVTFDDGSVGTVSATRYNGAGHDVRLELQGSAGSVMVGMDEQMAMSSAEPGVAFPAGPPHTTFAERFHTAYRAEMAAFVELVLGQRENPCTPEDAVAASMVADAAQASLQSGEPVRVALQTAG
- a CDS encoding PQQ-dependent sugar dehydrogenase → MRRNHPIQAAAAAVAMSALTMSLSACTGDGGAPAPGSTPPTTGGATSASAPAPTTQGTSSSPAAPSPPQAPEVRGRIEGLQIPWSTVFLPDGTAVISERDTALLKSVTDGRVGTIGAVPGVVPGGEGGLMGLALSPDFASDRYLYAYFTAADDNRIARMRLESADGSLRLGEPEVIFSGMSKASTHNGGRIRFGPDGFLYVGTGDSQRREQPQDRNALGGKILRLTKAGAPAPGNPFPNNPVYSLGHRNVQGLAWDSQGRLWASEFGPDVNDELNLIQPGGNYGWPEVTGAPHRDGFIDAETVWPSTADSSPSGLEIVGNTAYLGALRGQRIWAVPLAGENAGDPVGYFTREFGRIRNVSLAPNGDLWALSNNQNPDFALILRLPR